The following are encoded in a window of Mycobacterium decipiens genomic DNA:
- a CDS encoding type III pantothenate kinase, with protein sequence MLLAIDVRNTHTVVGLLSGTGEHAKVVQQWRIRTESEVTADELALTIDGLIGEDSERLTGTAALSTVPSVLHEVRIMLDQYWPTVPHVLIEPGVRTGIPLLVDNPKEVGADRIVNCLAAFDRFRKAAIVVDFGSSICVDVVSAKGEFLGGAIAPGVQVSSDAAAARSAALRRVELARPRSVVGKNTVECMQAGAVFGFAGLVDGLVGRIREDVNGFSGGDVAIVATGYTGPLLLPELHTVAHYDQHLTLHGLRLVFERNRDAQRGRLRTAH encoded by the coding sequence GTGCTGCTGGCGATCGACGTCCGCAACACTCACACCGTCGTCGGGCTACTGTCTGGAACCGGAGAGCACGCAAAAGTAGTGCAGCAGTGGCGGATACGCACCGAATCCGAAGTCACGGCGGACGAACTGGCGCTCACGATCGACGGCTTGATCGGCGAGGACTCCGAGCGGCTCACCGGTACTGCCGCCCTGTCCACCGTCCCGTCTGTGCTGCACGAGGTGCGGATCATGCTCGACCAGTACTGGCCGACAGTGCCCCACGTGTTGATCGAGCCCGGCGTACGCACCGGTATCCCCCTGCTGGTGGACAACCCGAAAGAAGTGGGCGCCGATCGGATCGTGAACTGTTTGGCCGCCTTTGACCGGTTCAGGAAGGCCGCCATCGTCGTCGACTTCGGATCATCGATCTGTGTTGATGTCGTTTCGGCCAAGGGTGAATTTCTTGGGGGGGCAATCGCGCCTGGGGTGCAGGTGTCTTCCGATGCCGCGGCGGCCCGCTCTGCCGCGCTGCGTCGGGTCGAGTTGGCGCGCCCACGTTCGGTGGTCGGCAAGAACACGGTCGAATGTATGCAGGCCGGTGCGGTGTTCGGCTTCGCCGGACTGGTCGACGGCTTGGTCGGCCGCATCCGCGAGGACGTCAACGGCTTCTCCGGCGGGGACGTCGCGATCGTGGCCACCGGGTACACCGGGCCGCTGCTGCTGCCGGAACTGCACACCGTCGCCCACTACGACCAGCACCTGACCCTGCATGGCCTGCGGCTTGTGTTCGAGCGCAACCGGGACGCCCAGCGCGGCCGGCTCAGGACAGCGCACTGA
- the panC gene encoding pantoate--beta-alanine ligase, with the protein MNATKPPTFNPGELNVYVQPRDATDVSRALRHTGRRVMLVPTMGALHDGHLALVRAAKRVPGSVVVVSIFVNPLQFGAEEDLDAYPRTLDDDLAQLRAEGVEMVFAPTAAAMYPNGLRTTVQPGPLAAELEGGPRPTHFAGVQTVVLKLLQIVRPDRVFFGEKDYQQLVLVRQMVSDLNVDVQVVGVPTVREADGLAMSSRNRYLDPAQRAAAVALSAALTAGAHAATAGAQAALDAARAVLDAAPGVAVDYLELRDAGLGPVPLNGSGRLLVAARLGTTRLLDNIAIEIGTLAGTDGRQTVGPDGRRAQPVESPWRN; encoded by the coding sequence GTGAACGCGACGAAGCCGCCTACCTTCAACCCGGGCGAACTCAACGTCTACGTTCAGCCCCGCGATGCCACCGACGTCAGTCGCGCACTGCGACACACCGGCCGGCGAGTGATGTTGGTGCCGACCATGGGTGCGCTGCATGACGGACACCTCGCCTTGGTACGTGCGGCCAAACGAGTGCCCGGCTCGGTGGTCGTGGTGTCGATCTTCGTCAACCCGCTGCAATTCGGTGCCGAGGAAGACCTGGACGCCTATCCCCGTACCCTGGACGACGACCTGGCCCAGTTGCGCGCCGAAGGTGTGGAAATGGTTTTTGCCCCGACCGCCGCGGCGATGTATCCCAATGGCCTGCGCACCACGGTGCAACCCGGTCCGCTGGCCGCCGAACTCGAGGGCGGACCGCGGCCAACCCATTTCGCTGGCGTGCAGACGGTCGTGCTGAAGCTGCTGCAGATCGTGCGCCCGGATCGGGTGTTCTTCGGCGAGAAGGACTACCAGCAGCTGGTGCTGGTCCGGCAGATGGTCTCGGACCTCAACGTCGACGTCCAGGTGGTTGGGGTGCCGACGGTGCGCGAAGCCGACGGGCTGGCGATGTCGTCGCGTAACCGCTACCTGGACCCGGCCCAGCGTGCAGCGGCGGTGGCGCTCTCCGCGGCGCTGACGGCCGGGGCGCACGCGGCAACGGCTGGTGCGCAGGCCGCGCTGGATGCCGCTCGCGCGGTGCTAGACGCTGCGCCCGGCGTGGCGGTCGATTACCTGGAACTGCGCGACGCCGGGCTAGGTCCGGTACCGCTCAACGGTTCCGGTCGGCTGCTGGTTGCCGCCCGGCTCGGCACCACCAGGCTGCTGGACAACATCGCAATTGAAATTGGAACTCTCGCCGGCACCGACGGGCGGCAAACCGTGGGGCCGGACGGACGTCGGGCGCAGCCCGTTGAATCACCTTGGAGGAACTGA
- the panD gene encoding aspartate 1-decarboxylase: protein MLRTMLKSKIHRATVTQADLHYVGSVTIDADLMDAADLLEGEQVTIVDIDNGARLVTYAITGERGSGVLGINGAAAHLVHPGDLVILIAYGTMEDAEARAYQPRIVFVDAHNKQIDLGHDPAFVPALDIPEVGQLLDPRIGAR from the coding sequence ATGTTACGGACGATGCTGAAGTCGAAGATCCACCGTGCCACCGTCACGCAGGCCGACCTGCACTACGTCGGATCGGTGACCATCGACGCCGACTTGATGGACGCCGCCGACCTGCTCGAAGGCGAACAGGTAACCATTGTCGACATCGACAACGGCGCCCGGCTGGTCACCTACGCGATCACCGGCGAGCGTGGCAGCGGCGTGCTGGGAATCAATGGTGCCGCAGCGCATCTGGTGCATCCAGGAGATCTGGTGATCCTGATCGCGTACGGAACCATGGAGGACGCCGAGGCCCGCGCCTACCAGCCGCGGATCGTGTTCGTCGACGCGCACAACAAGCAGATCGACCTGGGCCACGATCCGGCCTTTGTGCCCGCGCTCGATATACCCGAAGTGGGGCAGCTGCTAGACCCCCGGATCGGTGCGCGATAA
- the clpC1 gene encoding ATP-dependent protease ATP-binding subunit ClpC, with amino-acid sequence MFERFTDRARRVVVLAQEEARMLNHNYIGTEHILLGLIHEGEGVAAKSLESLGISLEGVRSQVEEIIGQGQQAPSGHIPFTPRAKKVLELSLREALQLGHNYIGTEHILLGLIREGEGVAAQVLVKLGAELTRVRQQVIQLLSGYQGKEAAEAGTGGRGGESGSPSTSLVLDQFGRNLTAAAMEGKLDPVIGREKEIERVMQVLSRRTKNNPVLIGEPGVGKTAVVEGLAQAIVHGEVPETLKDKQLYTLDLGSLVAGSRYRGDFEERLKKVLKEINTRGDIILFIDELHTLVGAGAAEGAIDAASILKPKLARGELQTIGATTLDEYRKYIEKDAALERRFQPVQVGEPTVEHTIEILKGLRDRYEAHHRVSITDSAMVAAATLADRYINDRFLPDKAIDLIDEAGARMRIRRMTAPPDLREFDEKIAEARREKESAIDAQDFEKAASLRDREKTLVAQRAEREKQWRSGDLDVVAEVDDEQIAEVLGNWTGIPVFKLTEAETTRLLRMEDEIHKRIIGQEDAVRAVSKAIRRTRAGLKDPKRPSGSFIFAGPSGVGKTELSKALANFLFGDDDALIQIDMGEFHDRFTASRLFGAPPGYVGYEEGGQLTEKVRRKPFSVVLFDEIEKAHQEIYNSLLQVLEDGRLTDGQGRTVDFKNTVLIFTSNLGTSDISKPVGLGFSQGGGENDYERMKQKVNDELKKHFRPEFLNRIDDIIVFHQLTREEIIRMVDLMISRVAGQLKSKDMALELTDAAKSLLAKRGFDPVLGARPLRRTIQREIEDQLSEKILFEEVGPGQVVTVDVDNWDGEGPGEDAVFTFTGTRKPPAEPDLAKAGAHSAGGQGTAAE; translated from the coding sequence ATGTTCGAACGATTTACCGATCGTGCCCGCAGGGTCGTCGTCCTGGCGCAGGAAGAGGCCCGGATGCTCAACCACAATTACATCGGCACCGAGCACATCCTGTTGGGTCTGATCCACGAAGGCGAAGGCGTGGCAGCGAAGTCGCTGGAGTCGCTGGGGATCTCGCTGGAAGGCGTTCGCAGCCAGGTCGAGGAGATCATCGGCCAGGGCCAGCAGGCGCCGTCGGGCCACATCCCGTTCACCCCTCGCGCCAAGAAGGTTCTGGAGCTGAGCCTGCGCGAGGCGCTGCAGCTTGGTCACAACTACATCGGTACCGAGCACATTTTGCTGGGCCTTATCCGGGAGGGTGAGGGCGTGGCCGCGCAGGTGCTGGTCAAGCTGGGCGCTGAGCTGACCCGGGTGCGCCAGCAGGTGATCCAGCTGCTGTCCGGCTACCAGGGCAAGGAGGCCGCCGAAGCCGGCACTGGTGGCCGGGGCGGCGAATCCGGCAGCCCGTCTACTTCATTGGTGCTCGACCAGTTCGGCCGTAACCTGACGGCGGCCGCGATGGAAGGCAAGCTGGACCCCGTCATCGGCCGCGAGAAGGAAATCGAGCGGGTGATGCAGGTGTTGAGCCGGCGCACCAAGAACAATCCGGTGCTGATCGGCGAGCCCGGTGTCGGTAAGACGGCCGTGGTCGAAGGACTCGCGCAGGCCATCGTGCACGGCGAGGTTCCCGAGACGCTCAAGGACAAGCAGCTTTACACGCTGGACCTGGGATCGTTGGTCGCAGGCTCGCGCTACCGGGGTGACTTCGAGGAACGCCTGAAGAAGGTGCTCAAGGAGATCAACACCCGCGGTGACATCATCCTGTTCATCGACGAGCTGCACACGCTAGTCGGAGCCGGTGCCGCCGAGGGCGCGATCGATGCCGCGTCGATCCTGAAACCGAAACTCGCTCGGGGTGAACTTCAAACGATCGGCGCCACCACGCTCGACGAATACCGCAAGTACATCGAGAAGGATGCCGCGCTGGAGCGCCGGTTCCAGCCGGTGCAGGTCGGCGAGCCGACGGTGGAGCACACCATCGAGATCCTCAAGGGTCTGCGCGACCGGTACGAGGCCCACCACCGGGTGTCGATCACCGATTCGGCGATGGTGGCCGCCGCCACCCTGGCCGACCGCTACATCAACGACCGGTTCCTGCCCGACAAGGCGATCGACCTGATCGACGAGGCGGGGGCGCGGATGCGTATTCGTCGGATGACGGCGCCGCCGGACCTGCGCGAGTTCGACGAGAAGATCGCCGAGGCGCGCCGGGAGAAGGAATCGGCGATCGACGCCCAGGACTTCGAGAAGGCCGCCAGCCTGCGTGACCGGGAGAAGACGCTGGTCGCTCAGCGCGCCGAGCGCGAAAAGCAATGGCGTTCAGGCGATCTCGATGTGGTCGCCGAGGTGGACGATGAGCAGATCGCCGAGGTGCTGGGCAACTGGACGGGTATCCCGGTGTTCAAGCTCACCGAGGCCGAGACCACCCGCCTGCTGCGCATGGAAGACGAGATCCACAAGCGGATCATCGGGCAAGAGGATGCCGTCCGCGCTGTTTCCAAGGCGATCCGTCGAACCCGCGCCGGGTTGAAGGATCCCAAGCGCCCGTCGGGTTCGTTCATCTTCGCCGGCCCGTCGGGTGTCGGTAAGACCGAACTGTCCAAGGCGCTGGCCAACTTCCTGTTCGGCGACGACGACGCGCTCATCCAGATTGACATGGGCGAGTTCCACGACCGGTTCACCGCGTCGCGGCTGTTCGGCGCTCCGCCGGGATACGTCGGCTACGAGGAGGGCGGCCAGCTCACCGAGAAGGTTCGGCGCAAGCCGTTCTCTGTGGTGCTGTTCGACGAGATCGAGAAGGCACACCAGGAGATCTACAACAGTCTGTTGCAGGTTCTCGAGGACGGCCGGCTCACCGATGGGCAGGGGCGCACGGTGGACTTCAAGAACACCGTGCTGATCTTCACGTCCAACCTCGGCACCTCCGACATCTCCAAGCCGGTTGGCCTGGGCTTCTCCCAGGGTGGCGGTGAGAACGACTATGAGCGGATGAAGCAGAAGGTCAACGACGAGCTGAAGAAGCACTTCCGCCCGGAGTTCCTCAACCGCATCGACGACATCATCGTCTTCCACCAGCTGACTCGCGAGGAGATCATCCGGATGGTCGATCTGATGATCAGCCGGGTCGCCGGCCAGCTGAAGAGCAAGGACATGGCGCTGGAGTTGACCGACGCGGCCAAATCGCTGCTGGCCAAGCGTGGTTTCGATCCGGTGTTGGGTGCCCGCCCGCTGCGGCGCACCATCCAGCGCGAGATCGAGGACCAGCTTTCGGAGAAGATCCTCTTCGAGGAGGTCGGGCCCGGACAGGTGGTCACCGTCGACGTGGACAACTGGGACGGCGAAGGCCCCGGCGAAGATGCGGTGTTCACCTTCACCGGGACGCGCAAGCCGCCGGCGGAGCCGGATCTGGCGAAGGCCGGAGCCCACAGCGCGGGCGGCCAGGGGACAGCCGCGGAGTAG
- a CDS encoding peptidoglycan recognition protein family protein: MGWTGDPVWLEEVLRPALGERLRVLDGWQERGHGYFRDIRGVMWHHTGNSRETAKSIARGRPDLPGPLSNLHIAHSGVVTIVAAGVCWHAGRGSYPWLPTDNANWHMIGVECAWPTIRRDGSYDAGERWPDAQIVSMRDVAAALTLRLGYGPERNIGHKEYAGAAQGKWDPGNLSMDWFRAEVAKDMRGEFDREVIPPPVQIAPPPTLPKPRNPRDDRTLLEEVWDQLRGIEGRGWPVLGDKTIVDYLAELGRKVDALAAKLEPDLTSAAAVADPREGVDRGGPKRDEGKR; the protein is encoded by the coding sequence GTGGGATGGACCGGCGACCCGGTTTGGCTCGAGGAGGTGCTGCGGCCAGCGCTCGGCGAGCGCCTGCGGGTGCTCGACGGCTGGCAGGAACGCGGACACGGGTACTTTCGCGACATCCGTGGCGTGATGTGGCACCACACCGGCAACTCGCGCGAGACCGCGAAAAGCATCGCCCGCGGCCGGCCCGACCTGCCCGGCCCGCTGTCCAACCTGCACATCGCGCATAGCGGTGTCGTGACGATCGTCGCGGCAGGTGTGTGCTGGCACGCCGGCCGCGGCTCCTACCCGTGGTTACCGACCGACAACGCCAACTGGCACATGATTGGCGTCGAGTGCGCGTGGCCAACCATCCGGCGTGACGGCTCCTACGATGCCGGTGAGCGTTGGCCGGACGCGCAGATCGTGAGCATGAGAGACGTCGCGGCGGCGCTCACGCTCAGGCTCGGCTACGGGCCCGAGCGCAATATCGGGCACAAGGAGTATGCCGGGGCGGCCCAAGGCAAATGGGATCCCGGAAACCTGTCGATGGATTGGTTTCGCGCCGAGGTGGCCAAGGACATGCGAGGCGAGTTCGACCGCGAAGTCATACCGCCGCCGGTGCAGATCGCCCCTCCGCCCACCCTGCCCAAGCCGCGCAACCCGCGCGACGATCGCACCCTCCTCGAGGAGGTATGGGACCAGCTGCGCGGCATCGAGGGCCGGGGCTGGCCCGTACTCGGTGACAAGACGATCGTCGACTACCTTGCCGAGCTCGGCAGGAAGGTCGACGCCCTAGCCGCAAAACTCGAGCCAGACCTGACCTCGGCAGCGGCGGTCGCCGACCCGCGCGAGGGCGTCGACCGGGGCGGGCCCAAACGCGACGAGGGCAAACGGTAG
- the lysS gene encoding lysine--tRNA ligase, producing MSAADPADLPEQFRIRRDKRARLLAQGSDPYPVAVQRTHTLAEIRAAYPDLPIDSATDDVVGVAGRVIFARNSGKLCFATLQDGDGAQLQVMIGLDKVGQVALDAWKADVDLGDIVYVHGTVISSRRGELSVLADCWRIAAKSLRPLPVAHKEMGEESRVRQRYVDLIVRPQARGVARLRIAVVRAIRTALERRGFLEVETPILQTLAGGAAARPFITHSNALDIDLYLRIAPELFLKRCIVGGFDKVFELNRVFRNEGADSTHSPEFSMLETYQTYGTYDDSAVVTRELIQEVADEAIGTRQLPLPDGSVYDIDGEWATIQMYPSLSAALGEEITPQTTVDRLREIADNLGLEKIPPIHDNRGLGHGKLVEELWEHTVGMALTAPTFVKDFPVETTPLTRQHRSIPGVTEKWDLYLRGVELATGYSELNDPVVQRDRFADQARAAAAGDDEAMALDEDFLAALEYGMPPCTGTGMGIDRLLMTLTGLSIRETVLFPIVRPHSN from the coding sequence GTGAGTGCCGCCGACCCAGCAGACCTTCCCGAGCAGTTCCGGATTCGCCGGGACAAGCGTGCTCGCCTGCTGGCGCAGGGGAGTGACCCTTACCCCGTCGCGGTGCAGCGCACCCACACGCTCGCCGAGATTCGCGCCGCCTACCCCGACTTGCCCATCGATTCGGCGACCGATGACGTCGTCGGGGTCGCGGGCCGGGTGATCTTCGCGCGCAACTCGGGAAAGTTGTGCTTTGCCACACTCCAGGACGGCGATGGTGCCCAGCTGCAGGTGATGATCGGCCTCGACAAGGTCGGCCAGGTGGCACTCGACGCGTGGAAGGCCGACGTCGATCTGGGCGACATCGTCTACGTGCACGGCACCGTGATCAGTTCGCGCCGTGGTGAGCTGTCTGTCCTGGCGGACTGCTGGCGGATCGCCGCCAAGTCGCTGCGGCCGCTGCCCGTGGCGCACAAGGAGATGGGTGAAGAGTCGCGAGTTCGGCAGCGCTACGTGGACCTGATCGTTCGCCCGCAGGCGCGCGGTGTGGCCCGGCTGCGGATAGCCGTCGTCCGTGCGATACGGACGGCGCTGGAACGCCGCGGGTTTTTGGAAGTCGAGACGCCTATCTTGCAGACGTTGGCCGGTGGCGCGGCGGCGCGGCCGTTCATCACTCATTCCAATGCGCTGGACATCGATCTTTACCTGCGTATCGCGCCGGAACTGTTCCTCAAACGCTGCATCGTGGGTGGTTTCGACAAGGTCTTCGAACTTAATCGAGTGTTCCGAAACGAAGGAGCCGATTCTACGCATTCCCCGGAATTCTCCATGCTGGAGACCTACCAGACCTACGGAACCTATGACGATTCGGCAGTCGTCACCCGAGAGCTTATTCAAGAGGTCGCCGACGAGGCGATCGGAACCAGACAACTGCCACTGCCCGACGGCAGTGTCTACGACATCGACGGCGAATGGGCGACTATACAAATGTACCCGTCACTGTCCGCGGCGCTCGGCGAAGAGATCACACCGCAGACGACGGTCGATCGCTTACGTGAGATCGCAGATAACCTCGGCCTGGAGAAAATCCCACCGATTCATGACAACCGTGGCTTAGGTCACGGCAAACTCGTCGAGGAACTCTGGGAGCACACGGTGGGCATGGCCTTGACCGCACCCACATTTGTCAAAGATTTTCCGGTGGAGACAACGCCTTTGACCCGTCAGCACCGCAGTATCCCCGGCGTAACGGAGAAGTGGGACCTCTACTTGCGCGGAGTCGAACTGGCCACCGGGTACTCGGAATTAAACGACCCCGTAGTCCAGCGCGATCGATTCGCGGATCAGGCTCGCGCCGCAGCCGCCGGCGATGACGAAGCGATGGCGCTTGACGAGGATTTTCTGGCCGCTCTCGAGTACGGGATGCCGCCATGCACCGGAACCGGAATGGGTATCGACCGGCTGTTGATGACTTTGACTGGGTTGTCAATTAGGGAGACTGTATTGTTCCCGATTGTTCGGCCGCACTCCAACTGA
- a CDS encoding Rossmann-like and DUF2520 domain-containing protein: MEQLDGLRPARLKVGIISAGRVGTALGVALERADHVVVACSAISHASRQRAQRRLRDTPVLPPPDVAASAELLLLAVTDSELAGLVSGLAATSAVRPQTIVAHTSGVNGIGILAPLTEQGCMPLAIHPAMTFTGSDEDISRLPDTCFGITAADDVGYAIGQSLVLEMGGEPFSVREDARVLYHAALAHASNHIVTVLADALEALRTALRGGELLGQQRIDNQPGGIAERVIGPLARAALENTLQRGQAALTGPVARGDAAAVAGHLAALAEVDPELTQAYRVNALRTAQRAHAPEDVLEVLAR, encoded by the coding sequence ATGGAGCAGCTCGACGGTTTGCGCCCGGCCAGGCTCAAGGTGGGAATCATCTCGGCCGGCCGGGTTGGCACCGCGTTAGGGGTTGCGCTGGAGCGCGCCGACCACGTTGTGGTGGCGTGCAGCGCCATCTCCCATGCGTCCCGGCAGCGTGCGCAGCGGCGGCTGCGCGACACCCCGGTACTGCCCCCGCCGGACGTGGCCGCCAGCGCCGAGCTGCTGCTGCTGGCGGTTACCGACAGCGAACTTGCCGGCCTGGTTTCCGGCTTGGCCGCCACCTCGGCGGTGCGGCCTCAAACGATCGTGGCGCACACCTCCGGTGTCAACGGGATCGGCATCCTGGCGCCGCTGACCGAACAGGGCTGTATGCCACTGGCGATTCACCCGGCGATGACGTTCACCGGCTCCGACGAGGACATCAGCCGGCTGCCAGACACGTGCTTCGGGATCACCGCGGCTGACGATGTCGGGTACGCGATCGGGCAGTCACTGGTTCTCGAGATGGGTGGGGAGCCGTTCTCGGTGCGCGAGGACGCCCGCGTCCTCTACCATGCGGCGCTGGCCCATGCGAGCAATCACATCGTGACCGTGCTGGCGGACGCTCTCGAAGCGTTGCGCACCGCCCTGCGCGGGGGCGAGCTGCTCGGCCAGCAACGCATCGACAACCAACCGGGTGGGATCGCCGAACGCGTCATTGGGCCGTTGGCCCGGGCGGCGCTGGAGAACACGCTGCAGCGCGGGCAGGCCGCCCTCACCGGGCCGGTCGCCCGCGGCGATGCGGCCGCCGTCGCCGGGCATCTGGCCGCATTGGCGGAGGTCGACCCGGAACTGACCCAGGCATATCGGGTGAACGCGCTGCGGACCGCGCAACGCGCCCACGCGCCCGAGGACGTCCTCGAGGTTCTGGCGCGGTGA
- a CDS encoding serine hydrolase: MSPAPVRPTSRSAARRRLLARIFAWSSAAALVVALAPGCASSPESSANAANPGTRIDTRTPPGVRAQQTMDMLNSDWPIGPLGVRTLAAPDLVDKVTTTMEELWWDRPFAFDGVDIGASVATLHLISSYGGHQDIRIHTDDGGWVDRFDVETQAPSITSWRDVDAVLSKTGARYSYQVAKVDNRHCDPVAGSNTGESLPLASIFKLYVLHALASALRDGTVTWDDLLTVTAKSKAVGSSGLELAPGARVSVRTAAEKMIATSDNMATDLLIERLGTHAIEDALATAGHHDPASMTPFPTMYELFSVGWGKPDLREKWKHAPQQVRAQILLQANSTPYQPDPTRAHTPASNYGAEWYGSAEDICRVHAALQADAVGRAAPVTQILSAVPGIGLNRDEWRYIGAKAGGLPGDLTFSWYAVDKTQQPWVVSFQLNWPRDHGPTVTGWMLQVAKQVFALIAPR; encoded by the coding sequence ATGTCGCCGGCACCGGTAAGGCCGACTAGCCGCAGCGCGGCGCGGCGCCGTCTGCTGGCCCGGATATTCGCATGGAGCAGCGCCGCTGCGCTGGTCGTCGCGCTGGCTCCGGGTTGCGCATCCTCCCCTGAGTCGAGTGCGAATGCGGCGAATCCGGGGACCCGGATCGACACCCGAACCCCACCCGGTGTCCGAGCCCAGCAGACCATGGACATGCTCAACTCCGACTGGCCGATCGGCCCGCTCGGTGTTCGCACCCTGGCCGCGCCCGACCTGGTCGACAAGGTCACGACCACCATGGAAGAGCTGTGGTGGGATCGCCCGTTCGCCTTCGACGGCGTCGATATCGGCGCCAGTGTGGCCACGCTGCACCTCATCTCCTCCTACGGCGGGCACCAAGACATCCGCATTCATACCGACGACGGCGGCTGGGTCGACCGGTTCGACGTCGAAACGCAGGCACCGTCGATCACTTCGTGGCGCGACGTCGACGCCGTCCTCAGCAAGACCGGCGCCCGCTACTCATACCAGGTCGCCAAAGTCGACAACCGTCATTGTGACCCGGTGGCGGGCAGCAACACCGGCGAGTCTTTGCCGTTGGCATCGATTTTCAAGTTGTACGTACTGCATGCGCTGGCAAGTGCGCTCCGGGACGGAACCGTGACCTGGGATGATCTGTTGACCGTCACCGCCAAGAGTAAAGCCGTGGGCTCCTCGGGCCTGGAGCTGGCACCCGGAGCACGGGTTTCGGTTCGCACGGCCGCCGAGAAGATGATCGCCACCAGCGACAACATGGCCACCGACTTGCTGATCGAGAGGTTGGGCACGCACGCCATCGAGGATGCGCTGGCCACTGCCGGCCATCACGATCCGGCCAGCATGACGCCATTCCCCACGATGTACGAGCTGTTCTCCGTCGGCTGGGGTAAGCCAGATCTGCGTGAGAAGTGGAAGCATGCGCCCCAACAGGTCCGTGCCCAGATACTGTTGCAGGCCAATTCGACTCCCTACCAACCCGACCCGACACGCGCCCACACTCCGGCCTCAAACTACGGCGCGGAATGGTATGGCAGTGCCGAAGATATCTGCCGTGTACACGCGGCCCTGCAAGCCGACGCGGTCGGCCGGGCCGCACCCGTCACACAGATCCTGTCCGCTGTCCCGGGTATCGGGTTGAATCGTGACGAATGGCGGTACATCGGCGCGAAGGCCGGTGGCCTACCGGGCGACCTGACGTTCAGCTGGTACGCCGTCGACAAGACACAGCAGCCGTGGGTGGTCAGCTTTCAGCTGAACTGGCCCCGCGATCACGGACCTACCGTGACCGGCTGGATGCTGCAGGTCGCCAAGCAGGTCTTCGCGCTGATAGCGCCTCGATAG
- the lsr2 gene encoding histone-like nucleoid-structuring protein Lsr2, which translates to MAKKVTVTLVDDFDGSGAADETVEFGLDGVTYEIDLSTKNATKLRGDLKQWVAAGRRVGGRRRGRSGSGRGRGAIDREQSAAIREWARRNGHNVSTRGRIPADVIDAFHAAT; encoded by the coding sequence ATGGCGAAGAAAGTAACCGTCACCTTGGTCGACGATTTCGACGGTTCAGGCGCCGCCGACGAAACGGTCGAATTTGGGCTTGACGGGGTGACCTATGAGATTGACCTTTCGACCAAGAATGCCACGAAACTGCGCGGCGATCTGAAGCAGTGGGTGGCAGCCGGTCGTCGCGTCGGCGGGCGCCGGCGCGGGCGCTCCGGCTCCGGACGTGGCCGCGGCGCGATCGACCGTGAGCAGAGCGCGGCGATCCGTGAATGGGCTCGCCGCAACGGGCACAATGTATCGACGCGTGGCCGTATCCCGGCCGACGTCATCGACGCATTCCACGCTGCGACCTAA